The following are from one region of the Tachysurus fulvidraco isolate hzauxx_2018 chromosome 15, HZAU_PFXX_2.0, whole genome shotgun sequence genome:
- the LOC113638054 gene encoding NHP2-like protein 1 — protein MYKMHRGAIPFSSLGGSVTNRSVKTEGVKLLFVLREAHAERTTKLFIRISFIFQTETMTEPQVNPKAYPLADATLTKTILDLVQQASNYKQLRKGANEATKTLNRGISEFIVMAADAEPLEIILHLPLLCEDKNVPYVFVRSKQALGRACGVSRPVIATSVTIKEGSQLKPQIQSVQMAIERLLV, from the exons atgtataaaatgcatAGGGGTGCAATACCGTTTAGCTCACTCGGAGGCAGTGTTACAAACCGCTCAGTGAAGACAGAAGGAGTAAAATTGTTATTTGTCCTCCGTGAAGCACACGCCGAGAGGACGACTAAACTGTTTATCCGAATAAGCTTTATTTTCCAAACAGAAACAATG ACCGAGCCGCAGGTCAACCCAAAGGCGTATCCGCTGGCGGACGCCACTTTAACTAAAACTATACTGGATCTGGTCCAGCAAGCGTCCAACTATAAACAGCTGAGGAAAGGAGCTAATGAAG CCACTAAAACTCTCAACCGTGGGATCTCAGAGTTCATAGTGATGGCTGCTGACGCAGAGCCGCTGGAGATCATTCTTCATTTGCCGCTGCTGTGTGAGGATAAGAACGTCCCTTATGTGTTTGTGCGCTCCAAGCAGGCCTTGGGCCGAGCATGTGGGGTGTCCCGGCCTGTAATTGCCACCTCTGTCACTATAAAGGAGGGATCACAGCTGAAGCCTCAGATCCAGTCTGTGCAGATGGCTATAGAGAGACTGTTGGTCTGA